The Elgaria multicarinata webbii isolate HBS135686 ecotype San Diego chromosome 4, rElgMul1.1.pri, whole genome shotgun sequence genome contains a region encoding:
- the GPATCH2 gene encoding G patch domain-containing protein 2 isoform X3: MFRVAEPNPSRPPAARKSWHFSKTMEELVHDLVSALEESSEQARGGFADTGDHSRSVSCLLKRQARKRRGRKRRSFNTHHPWETGHCLSEGSDSSLEEPNKDYRETHANNKKDHSDSDDQLLVAKRRPTSNLNNLRGKRPLWHEPDLAVDNLGNRTLRRRRKVKRMAIDLPSEVTSTLTLPQQQDNIKDQEMDNDSRYCQHQELTKSKVKKRKLTASRQGPEILDEGVVIENDEINHANKDKMEYEEQKGSDENMSDSESSSLSSSDAGLFTNDEGRQGDDEQSDWFHESEPGGACGITGIIPWWEKEHSAELEKELPDPVFESILTGSFPLMSHSGKRDFQTRFSHLHGMPARNIKKATGNPATMRKQIKGHTVAVCTT; this comes from the exons GCATTTCAGTAAGACAATGGAGGAGCTAGTTCATGATCTGGTCTCAGCACTAGAAGAAAGTTCAGAACAAGCAAGAGGAGGATTTGCAGATACAGGAGATCATTCTCGCAGTGTCTCTTGCCTTCTAAAACGCCAAGCCCGAAAGCGAAGGGGAAGGAAAAGACGTTCATTTAACACTCATCACCCCTGGGAGACTGGTCATTGCTTAAGCGAAGGTTCTGATTCGAGCCTTGAGGAACCAAACAAGGATTATAGAGAGACCCATGCTAATAATAAGAAAGACCATAGTGACTCTGATGACCAATTGTTGGTTGCAAAACGCAGGCCAACTTCAAATTTAAATAACCTCAGAGGCAAAAGGCCTCTATGGCATGAACCTGATCTAGCAGTTGACAATTTAGGAAATAGGACTCTGCGTAGACGACGAAAGGTGAAACGAATGGCAATTGACCTACCTTCAGAAGTAACAAGCACACTGACGTTACCCCAACAACAGGATAACATTAAGGATCAGGAAATGGACAATGACAGCAGATATTGCCAACATCAAGAACTAACaaagagcaaagttaaaaaaaggaaactaACAGCAAGTAGGCAAGGACCAGAAATTTTGGATGAAGGAGTTGTAATAGAGAATGATGAAATCAATCATGCaaacaaggataaaatggagtatgAAGAACAAAAGGGCTCAGATGAAAACATGAGTGACAG CGAATCCAGCAGCCTGAGCAGTAGTGATGCTGGCTTATTTACCAATGATGAGGGAAGACAAG GTGACGATGAGCAGAGTGACTGGTTCCATGAAAGTGAACCCGGAGGTGCCTGTGGGATCACTGGGATCATTCCCTGGTGGGAAAAGGAACACTCGGCCGAACTGGAGAAAGAGCTGCCTGATCCGGTCTTTGAAAGTATCTTAACGGGCAGTTTCCCTCTTATGTCCCATTCAGGCAAGAGAG ATTTCCAGACAAGATTTAGTCACCTTCATGGAATGCCAGCAAGGAACATCAAAAAAGCTACAGGAAATCCAGCTACAATG AGAAAACAAATCAAAGGACATACTGTAGCTGTTTGTACGACATGA
- the GPATCH2 gene encoding G patch domain-containing protein 2 isoform X4 — MFRVAEPNPSRPPAARKSWHFSKTMEELVHDLVSALEESSEQARGGFADTGDHSRSVSCLLKRQARKRRGRKRRSFNTHHPWETGHCLSEGSDSSLEEPNKDYRETHANNKKDHSDSDDQLLVAKRRPTSNLNNLRGKRPLWHEPDLAVDNLGNRTLRRRRKVKRMAIDLPSEVTSTLTLPQQQDNIKDQEMDNDSRYCQHQELTKSKVKKRKLTASRQGPEILDEGVVIENDEINHANKDKMEYEEQKGSDENMSDSESSSLSSSDAGLFTNDEGRQGDDEQSDWFHESEPGGACGITGIIPWWEKEHSAELEKELPDPVFESILTGSFPLMSHSGKRDFQTRFSHLHGMPARNIKKATGNPATMMPEC, encoded by the exons GCATTTCAGTAAGACAATGGAGGAGCTAGTTCATGATCTGGTCTCAGCACTAGAAGAAAGTTCAGAACAAGCAAGAGGAGGATTTGCAGATACAGGAGATCATTCTCGCAGTGTCTCTTGCCTTCTAAAACGCCAAGCCCGAAAGCGAAGGGGAAGGAAAAGACGTTCATTTAACACTCATCACCCCTGGGAGACTGGTCATTGCTTAAGCGAAGGTTCTGATTCGAGCCTTGAGGAACCAAACAAGGATTATAGAGAGACCCATGCTAATAATAAGAAAGACCATAGTGACTCTGATGACCAATTGTTGGTTGCAAAACGCAGGCCAACTTCAAATTTAAATAACCTCAGAGGCAAAAGGCCTCTATGGCATGAACCTGATCTAGCAGTTGACAATTTAGGAAATAGGACTCTGCGTAGACGACGAAAGGTGAAACGAATGGCAATTGACCTACCTTCAGAAGTAACAAGCACACTGACGTTACCCCAACAACAGGATAACATTAAGGATCAGGAAATGGACAATGACAGCAGATATTGCCAACATCAAGAACTAACaaagagcaaagttaaaaaaaggaaactaACAGCAAGTAGGCAAGGACCAGAAATTTTGGATGAAGGAGTTGTAATAGAGAATGATGAAATCAATCATGCaaacaaggataaaatggagtatgAAGAACAAAAGGGCTCAGATGAAAACATGAGTGACAG CGAATCCAGCAGCCTGAGCAGTAGTGATGCTGGCTTATTTACCAATGATGAGGGAAGACAAG GTGACGATGAGCAGAGTGACTGGTTCCATGAAAGTGAACCCGGAGGTGCCTGTGGGATCACTGGGATCATTCCCTGGTGGGAAAAGGAACACTCGGCCGAACTGGAGAAAGAGCTGCCTGATCCGGTCTTTGAAAGTATCTTAACGGGCAGTTTCCCTCTTATGTCCCATTCAGGCAAGAGAG ATTTCCAGACAAGATTTAGTCACCTTCATGGAATGCCAGCAAGGAACATCAAAAAAGCTACAGGAAATCCAGCTACAATG